A genomic window from Punica granatum isolate Tunisia-2019 chromosome 2, ASM765513v2, whole genome shotgun sequence includes:
- the LOC116194557 gene encoding cytochrome P450 93A2: MSSTSASDMFYYSLFIIWFFTALLVHSLIRSFLKPRPEDKSTVVQKPPPSPRALPFIGHLHLIGNVLPVSFQNLARRYGPLMQLRLGSSSCVVVSSWAVAREIFKTQELNFSSRPEFGSSEYFIYRGSRFVMAQYGDYWRFMKKLCMTRLLAVPQLDKFIDVREDEVVRIMESVARAARRGETSDLSGEFTRLTNNMICRMAMSARCSGTSSEAEEIKRLVKICLDLAGKLSVGDILGPLKFLDFSGNGEKLVSTLLKFDQIVERIIKEHEMSGPDKEKKDLLDILLEVYRDPTAEVKITRKDIKSFLLDIFMAGTDTSSAAMQWAMAELINRPQCFNKLRDEINSVVGPTRVVKESDVPNLPYLRAVIRETLRLHPSAPLIIRECAEDCLVDGSLVKGGSRVLVNVYAIMRDPELWTEPDEFIPERFLEGSEEKIGEHQMEFKGQNFRFLPFGSGRRGCPGASLAMLMMHATVGSLVQCFDWKVKDGDKVDLRQGSGFAAELAKPLICYPSIHINPFPLDE; the protein is encoded by the exons ATGAGTAGCACTAGTGCAAGTGACATGTTCTATTACTCCCTATTCATTATCTGGTTCTTCACTGCCCTCCTCGTCCATTCGCTGATCCGGTCGTTCTTGAAGCCCCGCCCTGAGGACAAGTCCACTGTCGTACAGAAGCCTCCTCCGAGCCCGCGGGCTCTTCCCTTCATTGGCCACCTCCACCTGATCGGCAATGTTCTTCCAGTGTCCTTCCAGAACCTGGCCCGACGTTACGGGCCCCTCATGCAGCTCCGCCTCGGGTCATCATCCTGTGTGGTGGTTTCCAGTTGGGCAGTGGCCCGGGAGATTTTCAAGACCCAGGAGCTCAACTTCTCGTCCCGGCCAGAGTTTGGGTCCTCTGAGTACTTCATATACCGTGGGTCAAGGTTCGTGATGGCCCAGTATGGGGACTACTGGCGGTTCATGAAGAAGCTGTGCATGACGAGGCTCCTCGCCGTGCCCCAGCTAG ACAAGTTCATTGACGTGAGGGAGGACGAGGTGGTGAGGATCATGGAGTCAGTGGCGAGAGCGGCAAGACGAGGAGAAACGTCTGATCTGAGCGGAGAGTTTACAAGGCTCACCAACAACATGATATGCCGGATGGCGATGAGCGCCCGGTGCTCAGGGACCTCCAGTGAGGCAGAGGAGATCAAGCGGCTCGTGAAGATCTGCCTGGATCTAGCTGGGAAGCTTAGCGTCGGGGACATCCTGGGACCTTTGAAGTTCCTCGACTTCTCCGGAAATGGGGAGAAGCTCGTTTCTACGCTCCTGAAGTTCGATCAGATCGTCGAGAGGATCATTAAGGAGCACGAGATGAGCGGCCCCGATAAGGAGAAGAAGGATTTGCTGGATATTTTGCTGGAAGTGTATAGGGACCCAACTGCCGAAGTGAAGATCACCCGAAAAGACATCAAGTCCTTCTTATTG GACATTTTCATGGCGGGGACTGATACTTCCTCAGCAGCCATGCAATGGGCCATGGCGGAGCTCATCAACCGCCCACAGTGCTTCAACAAACTAAGGGACGAGATCAACTCGGTGGTGGGGCCCACGAGGGTGGTCAAAGAATCCGACGTCCCGAATCTGCCCTACCTCCGGGCGGTCATCCGGGAGACGCTGCGACTGCATCCTTCAGCCCCATTGATCATAAGGGAGTGCGCCGAGGACTGCCTGGTGGACGGCTCGCTCGTTAAGGGCGGGTCAAGGGTCCTGGTCAATGTGTATGCAATCATGCGAGACCCCGAATTATGGACGGAACCGGACGAGTTCATCCCCGAGCGGTTCCTGGAGGGATCGGAGGAGAAGATCGGGGAGCACCAGATGGAGTTCAAGGGGCAGAACTTCAGGTTCCTGCCCTTTGGGAGCGGGCGTAGGGGCTGCCCTGGGGCGTCGCTCGCGATGCTGATGATGCACGCCACCGTGGGCTCCCTCGTGCAGTGTTTCGACTGGAAGGTCAAGGACGGAGACAAGGTCGATCTCAGACAAGGGTCCGGGTTCGCTGCTGAGCTGGCTAAACCGCTTATATGCTACCCGTCCATACACATCAACCCCTTCCCCTTAGATGAATAA